The genomic stretch GCCACGCAGTTCGCCCTGCTCTCGGCACTTTCTGCGGTGGGCCGCGTGTATGTTGGCCCGATTGCCGGCTGGTTCGTGGAAGCTTATGGCTGGCCGTGGTTCTATCTTTTCTCGATTGTTGCCGGCGTTCCGGGGCTGCTGCTGCTGGCCGTTTGCCGCCAGACGCTTGAATACACCCAGAAAACAGAAACTTTCCTGCCGCGCATTCACTTCGCCAAACCTTACCGCTGGGCACTGCGCTGTATGCTGGGCGGAAGTTTGCTGCTGGTCGTGTGGCTGGTGACGCTGATCGTGAACAGTTTAGGCTGGGCCTCGTGGCACGGCTTCACCGGGATTTTGCTGGAAGCGGGCGTTTTCGTTTGTCTTATGGGGATTATTTTAGGCAGTTTGCTCGATTTTCTCTCACTCCGGCGCACCGCACGTTCCTGATTTACCGCCATTCATGATAAAAATGAATGGCGCGTTTCATTTAACAATTGTTCTATAAATATCACCCAATAAATTAAATTCAGGGAAAATTATATTTGTTGGGATAATTTTTCTCCGGTTCTTTTTGCGCGTTTTATTTCACTTGGTTTCTACATTAATTTAACATTAATTAAACCTATCGCCGGGATCACGGACGGCCATAAATATTTAAAAATGTATCACCCCTTGTTTTTCATCACTATAGAAAAAAATCTATACGCAACATATTGTTGCCCACTGTAAATTGTCACGATCCGTGACATGTGTGACTCCGTTAACATAAAGTGTCAACAGCCCTTTGACACTTGTTTAAGCGTGTTTACAGTCCTGCAACCTTCCCGTAAAATGCCCGCACACCTGAAGCGACAATAGAGCCCTAGTTATTGAGGTCGTTAGATGAGACTTAAGAAATACAATAAAAGTATTGGGATGTTGTCCTTATTTGCCTCCGCGTTAATGTTGAGCGGCTGCAATACGGCATTGATGGATCCCAAGGGAGCAATTGGACTTGAGCAGAGAACGCTGATTTTAACCGCGATTGGTTTAATGCTGATCGTCGTTATCCCGGTTATTATCATGGCGTTTGCATTTGCGTGGAAGTATCGTGCTTCCAACACAAATGCTAAGTACAGTCCTGATTGGTCCCACTCCAACAAAATTGAAGCCGTCGTCTGGACAGTTCCAATTATTATCATTGCCATTCTGGCAACGATTACCTGGAAAACCACCCATGCGCTTGACCCGTTCAAGCCTATCGTGACTGACCAAAAACCGATGACGGTTGAAGTCGTTTCTCTGGACTGGAAATGGTTATTCATTTACCCGGAACAGGGCATCGCGACCGTTAACGAACTGGTTATTCCTAAAGATGTGCCTGTTCAGTTCAAAGTCACTTCAGACTCTGTGATGAACTCGTTCTTCATTCCTCAGCTCGGCGGACAGATTTATGCGATGGCCGGTATGCAGACTCAGTTGCACCTGATTGCAAATGAAGCCGGTACCTATAAAGGCATCTCAGCAAGCTTCAGCGGCCGCGGTTTCTCAGGTATGAAGTTCAACGCCATCGCGACCCCAACCCGTGCCGATTTCGACACCTGGGTAGCGAAAGTGAAAAGCGCACCGAACCAGCTGGCAACCACTGATGACTTCAATAAACTGGCTGCACAGAGCATCGACAACCCGGTCGAATACTTCTCTGTGGCTAAACCGGGTTTGTTTAAAGAAATCATTGGCAAATACTCCATGCATGACATGAAGGCCGCGCCGGAAGGTCATACCATGCCAATGCCTGCAGGCAGCGACATGAAAGGCATGGATATGGGTGGACAGTCTCACGCAGCCGGAGCCGAGGAATAAACGATGTTCGGAAAATTAACGCTTGATTCGGTTCCGTATCATGAACCGATTATCATGGTCACCGTTGCCGCGATAATTCTGGGTGGTCTGGCAGTTGTTGCCGGCATCACCTATTTCGGCAAATGGAAATATCTGTGGACCGAGTGGCTGACCTCCGTCGACCACAAAAAATTAGGTATCATGTACATCATTCTGGCTTTCGTCATGCTGTTGCGTGGCTTTGCCGATGCCATCATGATGCGTAGCCAGCAGGTGCTTGCTTCTGCGGGTGAACCTGGCTTCCTGCCGCCTCATCACTACGACCAAATCTTTACCGCGCACGGCGTGATCATGATCTTCTTCATGGCAATGCCTTTCGTAATCGGTCTGATGAACGTCGTCGTTCCTTTGCAAATCGGCGCACGCGACGTGGCATTCCCGTTCCTGAACAACGTCAGCTTCTGGTTCACCGCTGCTGCTGTGGTCCTGATCAACATCTCTCTGGGTGTCGGTGAGTTCGCACAGACTGGCTGGCTGGCCTATCCGCCGTTGTCCGGTAAGGAATACAGTCCGGGTGTCGGGGTCGATTACTGGATCTGGAGTCTCCAGATATCCGGTATTGGTACCTTGCTGACCGGTGTTAACTTCTTTGCGACCATCCTGAAGATGCGCGCGCCGGGTATGCCGCTGATGAAAATGCCGGTATTTACCTGGGCCGCACTGTGCACCAACGTGTTGATTATCGTGTCTTTCCCGATTCTGACCGTGACTATTGCACTGCTGACTTTAGACCGTTATCTGGGCACCCATTTCTTCACGAATGATATGGGCGGCAACATGATGATGTACATCAACCTGATTTGGGCCTGGGGCCATCCGGAAGTGTACATTTTGGTTCTGCCAGTCTTTGGTGTGTTCTCGGAAGTTACCGCGACCTTCTCCAAAAAACGTCTGTTCGGTTACACCTCGCTGGTATGGGCAACCATCGCCATCACCGTGTTGTCGTTCATCGTTTGGCTGCACCACTTCTTCACCATGGGTTCAGGCGCTAACGTCAATGCCTTCTTCGGCATCATGACGATGATCATTTCTATCCCGACCGGGGTAAAAATCTTCAACTGGCTGTTCACCATGTATCAGGGCCGTATCACACTCAACGCCGCAATGCTGTGGACCGTTGGCTTCATCATCACCTTCTCTGTGGGTGGTATGACCGGCGTTCTCTTGGCGGTTCCGGGTGCTGACTTCGTGCTGCACAACAGCCTGTTCCTGATTGCCCACTTCCATAACGTTATCATCGGTGGTGTGGTCTTCGGTTGCTTCGCAGGTCTGACTTACTGGTTCCCTAAATCCTTCGGCTTCACGCTGAACGAAAAATGGGGCGTGCGTTCATTCTGGTTCTGGATCATCGGTTTCTTCGTTGCATTCATGCCACTGTATGTCCTGGGCTTCATGGGGATGACACGTCGTGTCAGCCAGAATATCGACCCTGAGTTCCACCCGCTGCTGGTTGTTGCTGCGTGCGGTGCGGCTCTGATTGCTATCGGTATCCTGTGCCAGCTGATCATGATCTTCGTTTCTGTTCGCGACCGTGACCAGAACCGTGATCTGACCGGTGACCCGTGGGGTGCGCGTACGCTGGAGTGGGCAACCTCTTCTCCTCCTCCGTTCTACAACTTCGCTATCGTGCCGCAAATTCACGACCGCGATGAGTTCTGGGACATGAAAGAGAAAGGCACCGCTTACAAACAGCCTGCCAAATATGAACCGATTCATATGCCACGTAACAGCGGCGCCGGTTTCATTATCGCTATGCTGAGTCTGGTTTGTGGTTTCGCATTAATCTGGGATATCTGGTGGTTGGCGGCAGTGAGTTTCATTGCGCTGGCTGCGACCTGGATTGCGAAAAGCTTCGACGAAGATGTTGATTACTACGTGCCAGTTGAAGAAGTGGAACGTATTGAGAACCAACATTATGAACAAATCCGTAAAGCAGGTGTGAAACATGGCAACTGATACTCTGACTCACCACGATGAGGCCCATGCTGAGCATGGGCACCACGACGCAGGTGCAACCAAAGTCTTCGGCTTCTGGATCTACCTGATGAGTGACTGCATCCTGTTTGCGAGCCTGTTCGCAACGTATGCAGTACTGGTCAACGGGACCGCTGGCGGTCCCTCTGGTAAAGACATTTTTGAACTGCCGTTCGTGCTGGTAGAAACCTTCTGCCTGCTGTTCAGTAGTATCACTTACGGCTTTGCAATGCTGGCCATGAATAAGGGTAACAAAGCTGGCGTTAACGGCTGGTTGTTCCTGACTTTCCTGTTCGGTTTAGGCTTCATCGGGATGGAACTCTATGAATTCCATCACCTGATTGCTGAAGGCTATGGCCCGCAGCGCAGCGGTTTCCTGTCTGGCTTCTTTGCCCTGGTCGCTACCCACGGTCTGCACGTGACCTGTGGTCTGATTTGGATCCTGACCATGATGGTTCAGGTTGCACGTCGTGGCCTGACAGACGTTAACAAAACCCGCCTGATGTGCCTGAGCTTGTTCTGGCACTTCCTGGACGTGGTGTGGATCTGCGTGTTTACCGTTGTTTATCTGATGGGAGCGATGTAATGAGTCATTCTGCTACTTCCCATGGTGGTGCAAGCCACGGCAGCCTGAAGTCATATGCAATTGGCTTCATCCTGTCGGTTATCCTGACGGTGATCCCGTTTGCTATGGTCATGACTGACACAGCATCACATTCACTGATCCTGGGTACAGTGGTTGCATCCGCTATTATCCAGATCGTTGTCCATCTGGTGTTCTTCCTGCACATGAATACGTCGTCGGAAGAGCGCTGGAACCTGGTGGCGCTTCTGTTCACCGCTGTGATTATCTTTATCGTCGTTGTGGGCTCATTGTGGATTATGTATAACCTCAACCTCAATATGATGGTCAGTTAAAGAGCCGAGCTGCACGTGATGATTAAGCAATACCTGCAAGTAACGAAACCAGGAATTATTTTCGGCAACTTAATTTCTGTCATCGGGGGATTCCTCCTTGCTGCCAAAGGCAGCATCGACTTCCCACTTTTTCTCGCCACGCTGGTGGGTGTATCGCTGGTCGTCGCATCGGGTTGTGTCTTTAACAACTTCATCGACCGCGACATCGACCGGATCATGGAAAGAACGAAGAACCGGGTCCTGGTGAAAGGGCTTATTCCGCCGAAAACAACCCTGGTTTACGCGACCATTCTGGGTATTGCGGGCTTTGCGTTGTTGTATATCGGAGCCAATCCGCTGGCTATGTGGCTGGCGGTTATGGGCTTTGTGATTTATGTCGGCGTTTACAGCCTGTACATGAAGCGCAACTCGGTTTACGGCACGCTGATCGGCAGCTTGTCTGGCGCAGCGCCACCGGTGATTGGTTACTGTGCCGTTTCCGGCCAGTTTGATACCGGTGCGCTGATCCTGCTTCTGATTTTCAGCCTGTGGCAGATGCCGCATTCGTACGCGATTGCCATCTTCCGCTTCAAGGATTATCAGGCAGCAGGCATCCCGGTTCTGCCGGTGGTGAAAGGTATCTCTGTCGCCAAGCATCATATTACCGTCTACATTCTGGCGTTTATGATTGCTACGCTGATGCTGACGCTGAGTGGCTACGCCGGGTATAAATACCTGATTGTGGCCGCGGCGGTCAGTATCTGGTGGCTGGGCATGGCACTGAGAGGTTATAAAACGGAAAACGACGTGGTCTGGGCGAGAAAACTGTTTGGTTTCTCCATCATCACGATCATGTCGCTCAGTTTCATGATGTCTGTGGATTTTAACTCTGCACCGGCCTCATTGCTGACCTACGTTTGGTAACACAAGCCACAAGCCTAACCCGCTGAAATCACATTAAAAGGTCAGTAGCGATACTGGCCTTTTCTTTTGGTCTCCCGGTCTGGTAACACCCGTAATATCTGCTAAAGATCCATCGTTTTACCCAAACTGGCGAAAAGCACTACAATAGCCGGATTGTTATTTTGAGGTAGTAATGTGAACGATAACCAGATGACCCCGCAGGAAAGTCGGGCGACGTGGGGGCTAGGGACAGTATTTTCTTTACGCATGCTTGGCATGTTTATGGTCCTGCCGGTGTTAACCACGTACGGCATGAAACTCTCCGGTGCCAGCGAAACGCTGATCGGTATCGCCATCGGTATCTACGGGCTGGCACAGGCCGTTTTCCAGATCCCGTTCGGGCTGCTTTCTGACCGCGTTGGCCGCAAACCTCTGATCGTCTTTGGTCTGGTCATCTTCTGTATTGGCAGCGTTGTTGCCGCCTCCACCGAATCTATCTGGGGCGTGATCATTGGCCGCGCCCTGCAAGGCTCCGGCGCCATTGCCGCCGCCGTCATGGCGTTGCTTTCTGACCTGACGCGTGAGCAAAACCGCACCAAAGCGATGGCGTTTATCGGTATCAGCTTTGGGATAACTTTTGCGATTGCAATGGTTCTGGGTCCGATCATTACCCATGCGTGGGGCTTACACGCGCTGTTCTGGGCGATTGCCGTGCTGACCATTTTGGGCATTGTCATTACGCTTGCCGTCGTCCCCTCCCCTGCCACGCATATTCTGAACCGTGAATCGAGTATGGTGAAAGGCAGCTTTGGCAAGGTTATGGCAAACCCTAAACTGCTGAAACTGAACTTTGGCATTCTGTGTCTGCACATTTTGCTGATGTCGAGTTTTGTGGTGTTGCCGCAAGTCATGGAACACGCGGGCTTCCCGCCAAGTGAACACTGGCGCGTTTACCTGATTACGATGCTGACGTCTTTCGTTGCCGTAATCCCGGTGATTATCTACGCCGAGAAAAAGCGTCACATGAAACAAGTCTTCATGGGCTGCGTGGTGGTGTTGTTGCTGGCTGAAATTGTGCTGTGGGCCGCCGGTTTGCATTTGTGGGCCGTGATTGCCGGTATCCAGCTGTTCTTCCTGGCGTTTAACGTCATGGAAGCCATTCTGCCGTCGCTTATCAGCAAAGAATCTCCGGCAGGATACAAAGGCACAGCGATGGGCCTGTATTCCACCAGCCAGTTTATCGGTGTGGCGATCGGCGGGAGTCTGGGCGGATATGTTTACGGTCACGCGGGAGCCGGTGCGGTCTTCCTGGTGTGTGCAGCCCTTGCTGTTGTCTGGTTGCTGGTCAGCGCCACCATGACCGAACCGCCGTATGTCAGCAGTCTGCGCATTACGCTGTCTGAACTGGCGGTAAAAGACTCCGCCCTTCAGGCGCGCATTCTGGCTCAGCCGGGCGTGGCAGAAGCCGTGGTGGTTCCGGAAGAATTCAGTGCTTACGTGAAAGTCGATACCAAACAGACCAACCGCAAGGCACTTGAACAGCTGGTCAGCCTTGCCTGATTGGTGTCACAAAAAGGTGTGCTGCTGAAAATGGCACACCTTTTCATTTTTATGCCCACCGCTGTGATATCCCTCACTTAAAAAATTTCTCCAATCATTATCCTCAGGAATTCCTTAACAAAAATTTTGTCAGTGATGACGGCCGTATGGCCTTTTGAGGATCCTATGAAAACGTATGCTTTAGTCGGTACCGGCGGGCGCTCGGGTTTATACATTGAGGCGATTACCGGTAAATATCGCCACAATGCGAAATTTGTCGCTTTCTGCGACACCAACCAGACGCGAATGGATTATGCGAACCAGCAACTGGAGCAAAGCGGTATTCCCAGGGTATCCACCTGGAAAGCGTCTGATTTCAATACGATGCTCGACGAAACCAAACCGGATATCGTTATTGTCACCAGCATGGACCGAACGCATGACGACTATATCGTGCGCGCCCTGCACGCTGGGTGTGACGTCATTACCGAAAAACCAATGACCATCGATGAAAACCGGGCACTGCGCATTCTCGACGCCGTCGACGCCACCGGTTATCAGGTTCGCGTCGCGTTCAATTACCGCTACGCACCGCATCACAGCAAAATCCGCGAACTGCTCCAGCAGGAAACCATCGGCGAAGTCCTTTCTGTTCACTTCGAATGGCTGCTCAATACCGAACACGGCGCGGACTATTTCCGCCGCTGGCATCGCGAGAAACGCAATTCCGGCGGCCTGCTGGTGCATAAATCCACACACCATTTTGACCTGATGAATTTCTGGCTTAACAGCACGCCGGAGAAAGTGTATGCGCAGGGGGATTTGCGTTTTTACGGCAAGGAAAATGCCGAGAAGCGCGGCGTGAAAGATTTCTACCCGCGCGCCCACGGTTACAAACAGGCGCAGAAAGATCCTTTCGCGCTGCATATGGCGGACAATCCGCAGCTCAAAGCGCTGTATCTCAACGCCGAACACGAAGATCACTATTTCCGCGATCAGAGTGTTTTCAGCGACGGCATCAGTATTGAAGATACGCTGTCGGTGCTGGTGAAATACCAGAATAAAGTGCAGCTGACCTATTCCCTGAATGCTTATCTGCCATGGGAAGGCCTGAACGTGGTATTCAACGGGACGAAAGGCCGTATCGAGATGAAAATTGTCGAAATGTCTTACGTGAATGCGGGCGGTAAACGGGAGAACGAAGGCAGTATCGAAAAAGCCGAAATCACGGTTTATCCGCTGTTTGCCAAACCGTGGCAAGCGCAGTTCCAGCTGGGAGAAGGCGGTCACGGCGGCGGCGATAATGCGATGCTGGAAGATCTCTTTGGCGAACGCAAAGACGATCCGTTAAAACGCGCCGCCGATCACCGCGCTGGCGCGATGTCGATCCTCACCGGGATCGCCGGAAACCTGTCGATGCGCACTGACCGGCCGGTTTACTTCAAAGACTTCGAACTGGTCAGACGCCTGCGTCAGAAGAAATAGCGCCCGTAAAAAAGGGACGCAATAATCGTCCCTGTCTGAATAATGAATAGCCAAGCAATTCGTGTTGTGGGAAGGCGGCAACCGAAGGGATCCGATGAGCTTACGCGGGTAAGTGATTCGGATCCCTGAGAGAAGCCAACGCATTCACAGCGCGAAGTGCGAAGGCTATTAGTCGCGAAAGTTTTTGAACTGGAACGGCTGGCCGAGATCCCCGTTGCGAATCAGCGCCATAACGGCCTGCAAGTCATCGCGGGCTTTACCGGTGACACGAACTTCATCGCCCTGAACCTGCGCCTGCACCTTAATCTTACTGTCTTTGATCAGCTTGACGATTTTCTTCGCCAGCGCCGATTCAATTCCGGAATGCAGTTTAGCTTCGAGGCTGTAGGTTTTGCCGCTGTGCTCCATCTGCTCAGGAATTTCCAGTGCGCCGCCTTCAATGCCACGCTTGGCCAGCTTTTCACGCAAAATATCCACCAGCTGATTCACCTGAAAATCAGATTCGCTGGCGACTTTAACGCTTTCGTTCTTTTCATTGAGATCGAAGCTGGCAGGAATGTTACGGAAATCCCAGCGGGTTTGCAGTTCACGGCTGGCATTTTCCACGGCATTGCGCACTTCCTGCATGTCGATTTCGGAAACAATGTCAAAAGACGGCATAATCGCTTCTCCCTGTAGTTTTGTATTGCACGTTTTATGGCGAGCATAATGTCGATGATGGCGTGCATAATACCGCCTTCAACCGTCGATGCCAAACGGCAACAAAAAACCAGCCACACAATGTCGCGATGGTCAAAAAGTGCAGGTGAAAATGTGATGTGCAGCACAAATGTCTATACTAATAAGATAACCGGACAGCAGAATATTCTTTCTACAACTGGCTTTAAAGGCGGTTTTCGCCGCATTCCCCGGGAGGCACAATGAAAATAACAGTTCTTGGTTGTGGTGCGCTGGGGCAACTTTGGCTTTCAGCACTTTATCAGCAAGGCCACGACGTTCAGGGCTGGATACGCATTCCGCAGCCGTTTTGTGCCGTCAACGTGATTTCCCCCGAAGGCATCGCCTTCAACCGCAATCTGCCCACCAATGATCCCGAACATCTGGCGCAAAGCGAATTACTGCTCGTGACCCTGAAAGCCTGGCAGGTTTCCGGGGCCGTCAGCGCGCTGATGCCGATGCTTAACGATAATTGCGCGATATTATTGCTGCACAACGGCATGGGAACTGTCGATGAATTGCCACCCAACCGGCTGGCGATTTTGCAGGGCGCAACCACGCACGCGGCGCGTCACGAAGGCAATGCCATTCTCCACGTTGCCACCGGTGCCACCCATATCGGGCCGGTTTCACCACGCGGTGCGGCGCTGAGTTCACTGGCGGATGTGCTTCATCACGCGCTGCCGGACGTCGCGTGGCATGACAACATCAAACCGTCGTTGTGGAATAAACTGGCGGTAAACTGCGTGATTAATCCCCTGACCGCCACCTACGAGTGTACCAACGGGGATTTGCTGGCCTATGGCGACCAGATTGAACAAATCTGTCAGGAAGTCGCGCAGGTCATGGCGATTGAAGGCGTTGAAATTCACAGTGAATCACTGCTGAGTTTTGTGTATCAGGTGATTGATTCCACCGCCGCCAATCACTCTTCCATGTTGCAGGACATCCGCAACCAGCGTCACACTGAAATTGATTACATCACCGGTTACCTGCTGCGTCGCGGACGCAAATACGGGCTTAATCTACCTGTGAATACCGGATTATTTGAACAAGTAAAAAGAAAGGAAAACGACTATGAGCGCATCAGTTCTGGTCTGCCTGGCACCTGGTAGCGAAGAAATAGAAGCCGTCACCGTGATTGATTTACTGGTTCGCGCCGGTATCAGTGTGACGACCGCCAGCGTTGCGGGGGATGGCAATCTGGAAATCCGCTGTTCACGCGGCGTGCGTATTCTGGCGGACGCCGCGCTGGTGGATGTCGCCGATGACGATCACGACGTGGTTGTTTTACCCGGCGGTCTGGGCGGCGCGACCTGTTTCAGCGAAAGCCCGCTGCTGGTGGAAAAAGTCCGTCAGATGCACGTCAGCGGTAAAATTGTGGCGGCGATCTGCGCCGCACCCGCGCTGGTGCTGGAATATCACGATTTATTCCCTGTCGGTAACATGACCGGTTTTCCGGGCCTGAAAGACAAAATCGATCCGAACAAATGGTCCGATCGCCGGGTGATTTTCGATCCGCGCGTAAACCTGCTCACCAGCCAGGGGCCGGGAACGTCGATGGAGTTCGCACTTAAAATTATCGACCTGCTGCTGGGCAAAACCAAAGCCGCAGAAATTGTCGCGCAACTGGTACTGGCACCGGGTATTTATAACTACACCGATGAAGGTGCACGCGAATCCTAATCCGGATGCCGCAAAGCAAAAGGGGCTCAGCATAGCTGAACCCCTTTTTCACATCAGGAACACGCGTTAAGGTCTGTAAACTTTGACGTTGTTAAAGCCCTGCTCTTTCAGATACAGCGCCTGCAAGCGGCTCATTACGCCACGGTCGCAATACAGCAGATAGGTTTTAGTCTGGTCGAGATCGCCAAACTGAGTCGCCAGTTTATAGAACGCCAGAGGTTTAACCTCAACGTTTTCCAGCGCCAGCGGCTGTGCTTCAACTTCATCCGGCGCACGGACATCCAGCACAATGTCGGTTGACGTAAATTCAGCGACCGTTTCAACTTCCGGCACGACTTCGGCGGCTTGCGCTGCAATTTCGCGGATATCGACATTTCGCGCTTCGCTGACGACTTTATCCAGCACGCTGAAATCGAACATCGCTTCTTCGGCTTCGATTTTCGCTTTCACGGCTTTCACGGTCGGGCTTTTGGAAATCACACCGCAATATTCCGGCATGGTTTTCGCGAAATCTTCCGTACCGATTTCACGGGCAATCTTGATGATGTGCTCTTTATCGTGAGAAATCAGCGGACGCAGGATCAGCGTGTCAGACACGTTGTCGATCAGGCGTAAGTTGGTCAGCGTCTGGCTGGACACCTGGCCCAGTGCTTCGCCGGTGACCAGCGCCTGCACGCCATAACGTTCAGCAATAGAAGAAGCGGCACGTACCATCATACGTTTGAGCACAACGCCCATCTGGCCGTCTTCCACTTTCTCGAGGATCTCGCCCACAACCGGTTCGAAATCGATAGAGATGAAACGCACGCGGTGCGAGCTGCCAAATCGGTTCCACAGATAATGTGCGACCTGTTTCACGCCAATTTCATGCGCTGCGCCGCCCAGATTGAAGAAGCAATAATGCACACGACAGCCGCGACGCATCAGCATATAACTGGAGACACCGGAGTCGAAACCGCCAGAAATCAGCGACATAACATCTTCCTGAGTCCCGATCGGATAACCGCCCTGACCTTCGAGACGGCTTTTCACCAGCACCAGCTTGTCGTCATTGATTTCCAGTTTCACCGTCACCTGTGGCGCGGTCAGGCTGACCTTCGCCGATTCGATGTGCTGGTTCAGACCGCCGCCAACGTAGCGCTCAACTTCCGTAGACGAAAAATCATGTTTGCCACGACGTTTAACACGAACGCAAAACGTTTTACCTTCAACTTCATGGCGATAGGCTTCGAGAACCTGTTCGAAAATGTGGTGAACGTCAGTATAAGGACGATCCTCTACTTCTTCGACATAACGGATGCCCGGAATACGGCAAAGTAATTCCTGAATCAGGTCGTGTTTGCTTTCGTCTTTGCTGCGAACTTCGATATGATCCCAATGGCGGACTACTGCCAGCGTCTCATCATGCGGCCGCACAATGTTGCGAATGCTGCTTGAGAGGATCTTAATGAAGCGCAAACGCACAGATTGGCTCTTGATGGTGATTTCGGGGAACAATTTAATGATAAACTTCATGGCAGTCTTTTGTTAGCGGGTGAAAAAACGGGGTAGTAAGTCGCTGAATAAGGATCTAGGATCTTATTATTGCTAAGCCAAATGGATGTTATGTGTCACATTGGGCTTAGCAATAATATCTGCGGCGCAGAGTATATCACTTAAAATGCGTACTCTGTGCACAAAACCCGACAGCAGATGTCATGCTGCACAGGAATGTCTCTCGAGGCTGAAACCCGGCTCTGCGGCTCAGACCTCTGATCATCAATTCTGATCAACGATATCAAAAGAGAATTATGCCAAAAAATCTGCACCACCTGCCAATTTTGAAACGGCTCTGGCCGAACTGGAACAGATCGTTTCCCGCCTTGAATCTGGCGAGCTGCCTCTGGAAGATGCGCTGAACGAATTTGAACAAGGCGTCCAGCTGGCACGTCAGGGACAGCAAAAACTGCAGCAGGCAGAGCAACGCGTTCAGATCCTGCTCGACAGTGATCATGATGCCCCGCTGACCCCTTTCACCCCGGAAGCAGAGTAACTGGTCATGTCTGAAGCGATCTCCTTATCTTCTTCTGACAGCTTTACTGGCGAACTTCGTGCCATGCAAAAGCGTGTCGACGGTGTTTTGACGGCCTACGTCAGCGCACAACCTCTGGCGGATTTACCGCTGGTGGAGGCGATGCGGTACGGCTCGTTGCTGGGAGGAAAACGTCTGCGCCCGTATCTGGTGTATGCCAGTGGTCAGTTGTTCAGCCTGGATTTGAAAAATCTGGACGCACCGGCGGCGGCGGTAGAATGCGTTCACGCGTATTCCCTGATCCACGATGATTTACCTGCGATGGACGACGACGATTTGCGCCGTGGTCAGCCGACCTGCCACATTAAATTCGGCGAAGCTAATGCCATTCTTGCCGGTGATGCATTGCAGACACTGGCATTTTCGATTCTCGCCGATGGCGATATGCCTGACGTGGCCGTGAAAGATCGCCTGTCGATGATTTCCGAACTGGCCAGCGCCAGCGGAGCCAGCGGTATGTGCGGCGGTCAGGCTTTAGATTTGGCTGCCGAAGGGCAGCAGGTCAATCTTGACGCGCTGGAAAAAATCCATCGCCACAAAACCGGTGCGCTGATACGCGCCGCCGTGCGCATGGGCGCGCTGGCCGCCGGTGAATCCGGACGCGCCGTGTTGCCGATCCTCGATAACT from Rahnella sikkimica encodes the following:
- the ispA gene encoding (2E,6E)-farnesyl diphosphate synthase, producing MSEAISLSSSDSFTGELRAMQKRVDGVLTAYVSAQPLADLPLVEAMRYGSLLGGKRLRPYLVYASGQLFSLDLKNLDAPAAAVECVHAYSLIHDDLPAMDDDDLRRGQPTCHIKFGEANAILAGDALQTLAFSILADGDMPDVAVKDRLSMISELASASGASGMCGGQALDLAAEGQQVNLDALEKIHRHKTGALIRAAVRMGALAAGESGRAVLPILDNYAQAIGLAFQVQDDILDVIGDTATLGKRQGADQQLGKSTYPALLGLDGAKAKAMDLYQEAVSALDQLAALSYNTAPLLALASFIIERDN
- the xseB gene encoding exodeoxyribonuclease VII small subunit — protein: MSKENYAKKSAPPANFETALAELEQIVSRLESGELPLEDALNEFEQGVQLARQGQQKLQQAEQRVQILLDSDHDAPLTPFTPEAE